The following are from one region of the Coraliomargarita parva genome:
- a CDS encoding type II toxin-antitoxin system Phd/YefM family antitoxin encodes MNAITYTAARENLASTIDRVCNDRDPVIITRKRSQSVVMISLEDYEALEETAYLLRSPANAKRLVSALENLEKGKAEMKEVDLEA; translated from the coding sequence ATGAACGCCATCACCTACACTGCTGCGAGAGAGAATCTCGCATCCACGATCGATCGCGTTTGCAACGATCGAGATCCAGTCATCATCACTCGCAAGAGAAGCCAGTCTGTTGTCATGATCTCGCTGGAGGACTATGAAGCTCTCGAGGAGACCGCCTACCTCCTAAGAAGCCCAGCAAACGCAAAAAGGCTGGTTTCGGCCCTGGAAAACCTTGAAAAAGGAAAAGCTGAGATGAAGGAGGTTGATCTCGAGGCATGA
- a CDS encoding Txe/YoeB family addiction module toxin, translating into MNLVFTPEAWEDYSYWQKTDKRITKRIHQLIQDIRRSPFEGIGKPEALRHHLSGCWSRRITEEHRIVYKVTDEGVAFLQMRYHY; encoded by the coding sequence ATGAATCTGGTGTTCACCCCGGAGGCTTGGGAAGACTACAGCTATTGGCAAAAGACCGACAAGCGGATCACGAAAAGAATCCATCAACTGATCCAGGACATCCGGAGAAGCCCATTCGAAGGGATCGGCAAACCAGAAGCACTAAGGCATCATCTATCAGGATGCTGGTCTCGAAGAATCACGGAAGAGCATCGAATCGTCTATAAGGTGACAGACGAAGGTGTCGCTTTCCTTCAAATGCGATACCACTACTGA
- a CDS encoding ribbon-helix-helix protein, CopG family, producing MSKATLYLDDSVHKALRLKAAETRMSMSDLVNDALKEALREDLEDISDWKARKKEKTISYDELLSQLKEDGTL from the coding sequence ATGAGCAAAGCCACACTTTACCTAGACGATTCAGTCCATAAGGCGTTGAGGCTCAAGGCAGCCGAAACAAGGATGTCTATGTCTGACCTCGTGAACGACGCACTAAAAGAAGCACTCAGAGAGGATCTCGAAGACATCTCAGACTGGAAAGCGCGAAAAAAAGAAAAAACGATCAGTTACGACGAGCTCCTGTCCCAGCTGAAGGAAGATGGCACCCTATAA
- a CDS encoding type II toxin-antitoxin system RelE family toxin encodes MAPYKLEFAPSVRKDLKKIHKKEVLRILAAVEDLAKDPRPIGSKKLTNEELYRIRVGNYRVLYEIHDKRLIVHVVKVGHRRDIYRK; translated from the coding sequence ATGGCACCCTATAAACTCGAATTCGCGCCCTCAGTTCGGAAAGACCTCAAGAAGATACACAAGAAAGAGGTACTGAGGATTCTAGCCGCAGTCGAGGATCTCGCGAAAGACCCAAGACCAATCGGTTCTAAAAAGCTAACCAATGAAGAACTATACAGGATTCGAGTTGGGAACTACAGAGTTCTTTACGAGATACACGACAAGCGGCTGATTGTTCACGTCGTGAAAGTCGGGCACCGAAGAGATATATACAGAAAATAG
- a CDS encoding LacI family DNA-binding transcriptional regulator, which translates to MPVTLAAIARACDVSTATVSLALRDHPRIPAATKARIKATAKRLGYEPNRSMSRVMSEIRSGGQAPAFKETLGYFTADSPRPHAYESKLYAGIAARAKEMGYGLDRFELGQNGLSMEQLGKVLASRGIRGLILGPWPQAHAEIQLDWKGLAAVAIGYTLNRPETHRVARDVMHTLRAVFARLQAHGYKRIGFVMERGHEARMDFLTLAAFQLNAYLIPEQDRVPPLVEDNLHEASFLQWVDTHQPDVIFTMFGAVHPWLLASGRKVPEDIGLFAFNCESPQSRFSGIYPAYEAIGAAAVEQVAALVERGGFGIPDQATTLLVPGVECPGTTLRL; encoded by the coding sequence ATGCCAGTTACTCTCGCAGCCATCGCCCGCGCCTGCGACGTTTCCACCGCAACCGTCTCTCTGGCCCTGCGGGATCACCCCCGCATCCCGGCCGCCACCAAGGCACGCATCAAAGCGACCGCCAAGCGCCTGGGCTATGAGCCCAACCGCAGCATGTCCCGCGTCATGTCGGAAATCCGCTCGGGCGGACAGGCCCCGGCCTTCAAAGAGACCTTGGGCTACTTTACCGCCGACTCCCCCCGCCCCCATGCCTACGAGTCGAAACTTTACGCGGGGATTGCCGCACGGGCCAAAGAAATGGGCTACGGGCTCGACCGTTTCGAGCTCGGCCAGAACGGGCTGTCCATGGAACAGCTGGGCAAGGTACTGGCCTCACGGGGCATTCGCGGGCTCATCCTGGGCCCCTGGCCGCAAGCACACGCGGAAATCCAGCTCGACTGGAAGGGTCTCGCGGCCGTGGCCATCGGCTATACACTCAACCGCCCGGAGACTCACCGCGTCGCCCGCGATGTCATGCACACCCTCCGCGCGGTCTTCGCACGCCTCCAGGCCCATGGCTACAAGCGCATCGGCTTTGTCATGGAAAGAGGCCACGAGGCGCGCATGGACTTCCTCACCCTCGCCGCCTTCCAACTCAATGCCTACCTCATACCGGAACAGGATCGCGTGCCGCCTCTGGTCGAGGACAACCTGCACGAGGCCTCCTTCCTACAATGGGTCGATACGCATCAACCGGATGTCATATTCACCATGTTCGGCGCGGTCCATCCATGGCTGCTCGCCTCCGGCCGCAAGGTCCCCGAGGACATCGGACTCTTCGCCTTCAACTGCGAGTCACCCCAATCCCGGTTCAGCGGGATCTATCCGGCCTACGAAGCCATCGGTGCCGCCGCGGTCGAACAGGTCGCCGCCCTGGTCGAGCGCGGCGGCTTCGGTATTCCCGACCAGGCCACCACCCTCCTCGTTCCCGGCGTCGAATGCCCCGGGACCACCTTGCGACTTTAG
- a CDS encoding glycoside hydrolase family 113 produces MPDKSTPAFTEIQTGVTFGFYARNGVLGSAWAREQVDRMADANVRWVVLTPIVMQDTAHTARQYRDFEVTPNDHELYQIIEYMRGRGIRVNLRPMLETQDGNGRLQVWFQPDRERIPGRVSDHWARWFDSMTLRSVHYARIAQDTGCELYGLDSELDRTIQQDDGWKRVVEAVRGVYQGPVTSCHTTHTGLIDFDRELERPGHWWRELDMLQLSCYERGAEQPGTSVEAMMAMLAPHVARFRRLAEAYGKPIAFGECGCTSSAGGAKAPSSWTPESPYDGEEQANYLEAVLRSFSPEPWWNGLYWWKWDEQNDRPQFRTDPAGDKGFTVLGKPAEVRMRELYGELNQQHKEPYHRDVTLAQSTVEARFQD; encoded by the coding sequence ATGCCTGATAAATCCACACCCGCCTTCACCGAAATCCAGACCGGAGTGACCTTCGGCTTCTACGCACGTAACGGCGTGCTCGGGAGCGCCTGGGCCCGCGAGCAAGTGGACCGGATGGCCGATGCGAATGTACGCTGGGTGGTCCTGACGCCGATCGTGATGCAGGACACCGCGCATACGGCCCGGCAGTACCGCGACTTCGAAGTCACGCCGAACGACCACGAGTTGTACCAGATCATCGAGTACATGCGCGGGCGCGGTATACGGGTGAACCTGCGTCCCATGTTGGAGACTCAGGATGGCAACGGCCGGCTTCAGGTATGGTTCCAGCCGGACCGCGAACGCATCCCCGGGCGCGTGTCCGACCACTGGGCGCGCTGGTTTGACAGCATGACTCTGCGCAGCGTGCACTACGCTCGCATCGCGCAGGATACCGGCTGCGAACTGTACGGTTTGGACAGTGAGCTGGATAGGACGATCCAGCAGGACGACGGGTGGAAGCGTGTGGTCGAAGCGGTGCGCGGGGTGTATCAGGGCCCGGTCACGAGCTGCCACACCACGCACACCGGTCTAATCGATTTCGACCGCGAACTGGAGCGTCCGGGGCATTGGTGGCGCGAGTTGGACATGCTGCAGCTCAGTTGCTACGAGCGCGGGGCGGAACAGCCGGGCACCAGCGTTGAGGCGATGATGGCGATGCTGGCCCCGCATGTGGCGCGGTTCCGCCGCTTGGCCGAAGCCTACGGCAAGCCGATCGCTTTTGGTGAATGCGGCTGCACCAGCTCGGCCGGTGGGGCGAAGGCTCCGTCGAGTTGGACCCCTGAATCGCCATACGACGGGGAGGAGCAGGCCAACTATCTGGAGGCGGTCCTGCGCAGCTTCTCGCCGGAGCCCTGGTGGAACGGTCTCTACTGGTGGAAATGGGACGAACAGAACGACCGCCCGCAATTCCGAACCGATCCCGCGGGCGACAAGGGCTTCACCGTCCTAGGCAAGCCGGCAGAGGTGCGCATGCGTGAGCTGTACGGCGAATTGAACCAGCAGCACAAGGAGCCCTATCATCGGGACGTGACGTTGGCTCAGTCCACCGTCGAGGCGCGTTTCCAGGATTAA
- a CDS encoding purine-nucleoside phosphorylase: MKFKHILPLLAGATALALHPSEAQTIESPLEVRVVVLVNFEVGAIEGDAPGEFQHWYTRGVSGDEKLELVPLPQSSFDAAIDRDRGVLVTYTGLTADRAAASVMAMGMDPRFDFSKAYWIIGGIAGIDPEDGAVGDAVWGEWVVNADWAHEIDPREMPEDWPTGYLPFKRSEPYAQPVGNDYGKVYHLNPTLRDWAYELTKDVELLDTPAMADLRNAYTEHPAARAKPVVKKGDNISASTFWHGKILNEWANQWVRYWTGDEAEFVTSAVEDSGILEAVRFLTAGGKADFDRVMLLRTGSNYTMQPPGLTAAENLDREMNGFGAMESSVEGLWRVGHVVAREISENWGKYEDSPF; the protein is encoded by the coding sequence ATGAAATTCAAACACATCCTCCCCTTGCTGGCGGGCGCAACGGCCCTGGCCCTACACCCCTCGGAAGCACAAACAATCGAATCACCGCTCGAAGTCCGCGTGGTCGTACTGGTCAATTTCGAGGTCGGTGCCATCGAAGGCGATGCCCCCGGCGAGTTCCAGCACTGGTACACGCGGGGCGTCAGTGGCGACGAAAAGCTGGAGTTGGTCCCGCTGCCCCAAAGCAGCTTCGACGCTGCGATCGACCGCGACCGCGGCGTTCTGGTCACCTATACCGGGCTGACTGCCGACCGCGCCGCGGCCAGTGTCATGGCCATGGGCATGGACCCTCGTTTCGACTTCTCCAAGGCCTATTGGATCATCGGAGGCATTGCCGGCATCGATCCGGAAGACGGCGCCGTGGGCGATGCCGTCTGGGGCGAATGGGTGGTCAACGCCGACTGGGCCCATGAGATCGATCCGAGGGAGATGCCGGAGGACTGGCCCACCGGCTACCTCCCCTTCAAGCGCAGCGAACCCTATGCGCAGCCCGTCGGCAACGACTACGGCAAAGTCTATCACCTCAACCCGACACTTCGCGACTGGGCCTATGAGCTGACCAAGGACGTCGAGCTACTCGACACCCCTGCGATGGCAGACCTGCGCAACGCTTACACCGAACATCCGGCCGCCCGCGCGAAACCCGTCGTCAAGAAGGGCGACAACATCTCCGCCAGTACTTTCTGGCATGGCAAGATCCTCAACGAATGGGCCAACCAATGGGTGCGCTACTGGACCGGGGATGAGGCCGAATTCGTGACCAGCGCGGTGGAAGACAGCGGGATCCTCGAAGCGGTCCGCTTTCTCACCGCCGGAGGCAAAGCCGACTTTGACCGTGTCATGCTCCTGCGCACCGGCAGCAACTACACCATGCAACCGCCGGGCCTCACCGCCGCCGAAAACCTGGACCGCGAAATGAACGGCTTCGGCGCCATGGAGTCCTCCGTCGAAGGTCTCTGGCGCGTGGGCCATGTCGTCGCCCGGGAAATTTCAGAGAACTGGGGAAAATACGAGGACTCGCCCTTCTAA
- a CDS encoding SpoIIE family protein phosphatase: MKLSIRTKLVGNLIIAAALPMTVATIILLTRGYHSRVEQVGAMYSSEARHVASHLQLITERQLVALKDLIRMTDLSSDLSDYQRNQGAPGGAPPLNRATLEEYERLWPDLPADSPLLRPFLDNSMAVRMRQFQKNYPLFSEVFMTDRKGCLAASTSKTSDFFQADEIWWQQASILSRGQAWVDGLELDASSHVISLDVSMPVWDESDSEEPNGVVKAVIDASPLFGAVPYLLRQKDVVREIVRPDGRILLRLMDMDYQAKEGQLPDEAMMAILRNETGWDRIEMEDGKNYMVGVARLELFGVYEISGEKHDAEPLFAVVMYPSVEVLAPIRYQLTQIVGIGGILVLGFILVGVHFIGRHFIRPIQTLQMAARAISQSGGQMQEAPGRGPDRVEIDALVSEAGRIRTGDELEQFSRDFAFMAGKLQSYQKELEADVEAKTEEIQQDLAMARDFQQALLRKDLDRDTLSTNSVLSLDFHHIYLPAAALSGDFFNVIKLSAHRTGIVIADVMGHGTRSALVTAILRTLMQEAARDSEDPGSFLSYLGRSFYKIVNDSGQLVFVTAAYLVIDTAERTISCASAGHPSPLIVNRESGTVQTFYDHLRGNPALGLYPNAHYTVYERAISSGDMVFLYTDGIIEASGVDGVEYGSRRLMSLIRGHLDDDLKAILHEVVEDMSAYVQGEVLQDDVCLIGVEACQQAVVESDAGQNADPDTVPLKR; encoded by the coding sequence ATGAAATTAAGTATCCGTACCAAGTTGGTCGGTAACCTGATCATTGCGGCAGCCCTGCCCATGACGGTTGCGACGATCATCCTGCTGACACGTGGCTATCATTCGCGCGTCGAGCAGGTGGGGGCGATGTATTCCAGTGAAGCGCGCCATGTGGCGTCGCATCTACAGTTGATCACCGAACGCCAATTGGTGGCTCTGAAAGACTTAATCCGGATGACGGATCTGAGCTCGGACTTGTCAGACTACCAGCGGAATCAAGGGGCGCCGGGTGGGGCGCCGCCCCTGAATCGCGCAACGCTGGAAGAGTACGAGCGACTCTGGCCGGATTTGCCGGCGGACAGTCCATTGCTCCGGCCATTTCTGGATAACTCGATGGCTGTGCGGATGCGTCAATTCCAAAAGAATTATCCGCTGTTCTCCGAGGTGTTCATGACTGACCGGAAGGGCTGTCTGGCGGCTTCGACCTCGAAGACGAGTGATTTCTTTCAAGCCGACGAAATCTGGTGGCAACAGGCATCGATTCTTTCGCGAGGCCAAGCCTGGGTTGACGGTTTGGAGTTGGACGCGAGCAGTCATGTCATCTCGCTGGATGTCTCGATGCCGGTTTGGGATGAATCGGATTCCGAGGAGCCGAACGGTGTGGTGAAGGCCGTCATCGATGCGTCGCCCTTGTTCGGGGCGGTGCCGTACCTGCTGCGTCAAAAAGATGTGGTGCGAGAGATTGTGCGTCCTGACGGGCGGATTCTCTTACGCTTGATGGATATGGACTACCAGGCCAAGGAAGGGCAGTTGCCCGATGAGGCAATGATGGCGATCCTTCGAAATGAGACCGGATGGGACCGGATTGAGATGGAGGACGGGAAGAACTACATGGTGGGGGTGGCCCGTCTGGAACTTTTTGGCGTCTATGAAATCTCGGGGGAAAAGCACGATGCCGAGCCTTTGTTCGCAGTCGTGATGTATCCGTCCGTCGAGGTACTGGCACCGATCCGCTACCAGCTTACGCAGATCGTCGGTATTGGCGGGATCCTCGTCTTAGGCTTCATCCTTGTCGGTGTCCACTTTATCGGTCGGCATTTCATACGTCCGATCCAGACCCTGCAGATGGCTGCGCGCGCAATTTCGCAGTCCGGCGGGCAGATGCAGGAGGCACCAGGACGTGGGCCGGATCGTGTGGAGATCGATGCGCTGGTGTCAGAAGCCGGAAGGATCCGAACGGGCGATGAACTGGAGCAGTTCAGTCGTGATTTCGCTTTTATGGCGGGGAAGCTCCAGAGCTATCAGAAAGAGCTCGAAGCCGACGTGGAGGCGAAGACCGAGGAAATTCAGCAGGATCTGGCCATGGCGCGGGATTTCCAGCAGGCGCTTCTCCGGAAGGATCTGGATCGGGACACGCTTTCGACCAACAGCGTGCTCAGCCTGGATTTTCACCATATCTACCTGCCTGCCGCGGCACTTAGCGGCGACTTCTTTAATGTGATCAAGCTGTCGGCCCATCGTACCGGCATTGTGATTGCCGATGTCATGGGCCATGGTACGCGCTCGGCGCTGGTCACCGCGATTCTCCGGACCCTGATGCAGGAGGCGGCGCGCGACTCGGAGGATCCCGGCAGCTTCCTGTCCTACTTGGGGCGCTCCTTCTACAAGATCGTGAACGACTCCGGACAGCTGGTTTTTGTGACCGCGGCTTACCTGGTCATCGATACCGCCGAGCGAACCATTAGCTGTGCCTCAGCGGGGCATCCGAGCCCGCTGATTGTGAACCGTGAGTCGGGCACGGTGCAGACTTTCTATGACCATTTGCGGGGGAACCCGGCGCTGGGCTTGTATCCGAACGCCCATTACACTGTTTATGAACGTGCGATCAGTTCCGGAGACATGGTCTTCCTGTATACGGACGGGATCATCGAAGCGTCCGGCGTCGACGGTGTCGAATATGGATCCCGGCGGCTGATGTCCTTGATTCGTGGTCATCTGGACGACGACTTGAAAGCCATACTGCACGAGGTTGTCGAGGACATGAGCGCGTATGTACAAGGAGAGGTACTCCAGGATGACGTGTGCCTGATCGGTGTGGAAGCTTGCCAGCAAGCGGTCGTTGAATCTGATGCGGGGCAGAATGCGGACCCGGATACCGTGCCCTTGAAACGATGA
- a CDS encoding LacI family DNA-binding transcriptional regulator, with the protein MASLKDIANELGVSNALVSRVLSNRMGTTRVSEKTRQAILAKAKELDYEPNPLAVALKKGRKGVVGVFLHGVGSPGSEIALNCIKAAGRALSGAGINMWLELFDSDAEFRAVCDVSILRKVDGLFVAGAYNEDLLRSVNTIVAHGLPVTMACHEDVREVLNLVNFTVDNELLTYLPTRHLLDLGCRRIAQISCGNEARLAGYERAHRDAGITPDPALTITTDEYSTEQGIWAMEQLLDSGLAFDGVCAHSDAHAAGAYKSLVLGGVPREQWPKMTGVDDSPIARHLSMLPLTSSTSELARCCELGVEALVKMIEGETCEAEVVRPRLKVRQSTLG; encoded by the coding sequence ATGGCTTCACTAAAAGATATTGCCAACGAATTGGGTGTTTCGAACGCCCTGGTGTCCCGGGTCTTAAGCAACCGGATGGGGACGACCCGGGTGAGTGAAAAGACACGCCAAGCGATCCTTGCGAAAGCCAAAGAGCTGGACTATGAGCCGAATCCCTTGGCGGTGGCATTGAAAAAGGGGCGCAAAGGCGTGGTCGGAGTCTTCCTTCATGGCGTGGGGAGTCCGGGGAGCGAGATAGCCCTGAATTGCATCAAGGCCGCGGGACGGGCTCTTTCGGGCGCGGGGATCAATATGTGGCTGGAGTTGTTCGACAGCGATGCTGAGTTTCGTGCGGTCTGCGATGTAAGCATTTTGCGTAAGGTGGACGGCTTGTTTGTGGCCGGAGCCTATAATGAGGACCTGCTTCGCAGTGTGAATACGATCGTGGCGCATGGCCTGCCGGTGACCATGGCTTGCCATGAGGATGTACGGGAGGTTCTGAACCTGGTGAATTTCACAGTCGACAATGAATTACTGACCTACTTGCCGACCAGGCACCTGTTGGATTTGGGCTGCCGCCGTATCGCACAGATTTCGTGCGGGAATGAAGCACGTCTCGCGGGCTACGAGCGCGCGCATCGGGATGCCGGTATCACGCCGGATCCTGCCCTGACGATTACCACGGACGAGTATAGCACGGAGCAGGGCATTTGGGCGATGGAACAGTTGCTGGACAGTGGTTTGGCATTTGATGGAGTCTGTGCGCATTCGGACGCCCACGCCGCCGGGGCTTACAAGAGCCTGGTCTTAGGTGGGGTGCCCCGTGAACAATGGCCCAAGATGACCGGGGTGGATGATTCCCCGATCGCCCGGCACCTGTCGATGCTCCCACTGACCTCGAGCACCTCGGAGCTTGCGCGCTGTTGCGAACTCGGGGTGGAGGCCTTGGTCAAAATGATCGAGGGCGAAACCTGTGAAGCGGAGGTCGTGCGTCCCCGCCTGAAGGTGAGGCAGTCGACTCTGGGATAG
- a CDS encoding M48 family metallopeptidase: MRIRLLLLVSTVLTALVACHTVPQTGRSALQLVPESQLASAASAQFGQLKQETPISRDPTYNAMVRRVGDRIAYAASPDMPNAQWEYVVFDDDSQVNAFAMPGGKVAVYTGLFKVAKTDDDLAIVIGHEVAHVAARHGGERVSQQLLAAGGALALQIGTNDMNSDERAMIMAAYGAGATLGVLLPYSRYHESEADEIGLIYAAKAGYNPEAAIDFWQRMQEQQSGSVPEFLSTHPSGSTRIARLQRIMPKALLEYERSKN; the protein is encoded by the coding sequence ATGCGTATCCGTTTGCTTCTCCTTGTTTCAACCGTGTTAACTGCGCTGGTGGCCTGCCATACCGTTCCACAGACCGGTCGTTCTGCCTTGCAGCTCGTTCCGGAATCGCAGTTGGCGAGCGCGGCGTCTGCACAGTTCGGGCAGTTGAAGCAGGAGACGCCGATTTCGCGGGATCCGACCTATAATGCGATGGTGCGTCGGGTGGGGGACCGTATTGCCTATGCGGCATCGCCGGACATGCCAAATGCCCAATGGGAGTATGTGGTGTTCGATGATGACTCCCAGGTCAACGCCTTTGCCATGCCTGGAGGGAAGGTGGCGGTGTACACCGGACTGTTCAAGGTGGCAAAGACGGACGACGACCTCGCCATTGTGATTGGGCACGAGGTGGCGCACGTGGCCGCGCGGCATGGCGGGGAGCGTGTCTCCCAGCAATTGCTTGCGGCGGGAGGCGCCCTGGCCTTGCAGATCGGAACCAATGACATGAACAGCGACGAGCGTGCCATGATCATGGCCGCTTATGGCGCCGGTGCCACGCTTGGCGTACTTTTGCCCTACAGCCGTTACCATGAGAGCGAGGCCGACGAAATCGGGCTGATCTACGCCGCGAAGGCGGGCTACAATCCGGAAGCGGCCATCGACTTTTGGCAGCGTATGCAGGAGCAACAGTCGGGGTCCGTCCCTGAGTTCCTATCGACACACCCCTCAGGCTCGACCCGTATCGCCCGTTTGCAGCGTATCATGCCGAAGGCCTTGCTTGAGTACGAGCGCAGCAAGAACTAG
- a CDS encoding M20/M25/M40 family metallo-hydrolase: MFNPLEALKDYIRFPSVSTDPAYAEGMKGARSYATGLLEQLGFTVEVVETELHPILLAERHGNPEWPHVVLYGHYDVQPADPFHLWTSEAFEPVVRDGRLYGRGTADNKGPTIVHMAALARVLKAQPDLPLNLTYVIEGEEEIGSPSMPKFFDRYAERLSKADFMLVSDTGSPNAEQIVITTALRGLVDFEIKLRGAKVDLHSGIHGGAVYNPLQALVEICASLHNTDGSVNVPGFYDDVLPVLDWERQELERYPETEESYRKMLDVPAFFPANGLSPLEAVRFGPTLEFNGIGGGYQGEGSKTVIPSEAFAKITCRLVANQDPVKIQQQIMDTIRERCPDAVQISVRDGGIAESYLVVPPDRPNTPADQPESLARAFKSAERSIEKSFGKAPIFLREGGSIPVIADFKKRAGLDALMIGLFTPKDNLHAPNESFDLGLMDNAIQAFEEIIKDIAGV; this comes from the coding sequence ATGTTCAATCCGCTCGAGGCCCTCAAAGACTACATCCGTTTTCCTTCCGTTTCGACAGATCCGGCATATGCCGAAGGCATGAAGGGGGCCCGGTCGTATGCGACCGGTTTGCTGGAGCAGCTGGGCTTTACGGTCGAAGTGGTCGAGACGGAATTACACCCGATCCTGTTGGCGGAACGGCACGGCAACCCGGAATGGCCGCATGTGGTACTTTACGGTCACTACGATGTGCAGCCGGCGGACCCGTTTCATTTGTGGACGAGCGAAGCCTTTGAACCTGTTGTGCGTGACGGGCGTTTATACGGTCGCGGGACGGCTGACAACAAGGGGCCGACGATCGTACACATGGCAGCCTTGGCCCGGGTGCTCAAAGCGCAGCCCGACTTGCCGCTGAATCTGACTTATGTGATCGAAGGTGAAGAGGAGATCGGCAGCCCGAGCATGCCGAAGTTCTTTGACCGGTACGCGGAACGGCTCTCCAAGGCGGACTTCATGTTGGTCTCCGATACCGGTAGCCCAAATGCCGAGCAGATTGTCATTACGACGGCGCTGAGGGGTCTTGTGGATTTTGAGATCAAATTGCGCGGTGCCAAAGTCGACCTGCACTCGGGGATACATGGCGGTGCCGTGTATAATCCGTTGCAGGCACTGGTTGAAATCTGCGCCTCGCTTCATAACACGGATGGTTCGGTCAACGTGCCCGGTTTCTACGACGATGTCCTGCCCGTGTTGGATTGGGAGCGTCAGGAGCTGGAACGCTATCCGGAGACGGAAGAAAGCTACCGTAAGATGCTGGATGTGCCCGCGTTTTTCCCAGCCAACGGGCTTTCGCCTCTGGAGGCGGTGCGCTTTGGACCCACGTTGGAGTTTAATGGGATCGGAGGCGGCTACCAGGGGGAAGGTTCGAAGACGGTCATTCCCAGTGAGGCCTTTGCCAAGATTACCTGCCGGCTGGTTGCCAATCAGGATCCGGTTAAGATCCAGCAGCAGATCATGGATACGATCCGTGAGCGATGCCCGGATGCGGTACAGATCTCGGTTCGGGATGGAGGCATCGCCGAATCCTATCTGGTCGTGCCGCCGGACCGGCCCAATACGCCGGCGGACCAGCCGGAATCACTGGCCCGCGCCTTCAAGTCGGCGGAGCGCTCGATCGAAAAGTCTTTCGGCAAGGCGCCGATCTTCCTGAGGGAGGGGGGCAGCATCCCGGTAATTGCCGACTTTAAGAAACGGGCAGGGCTGGATGCCCTCATGATCGGACTCTTTACGCCGAAGGATAACCTGCATGCGCCGAATGAAAGCTTCGACTTGGGCCTGATGGACAACGCGATCCAGGCCTTCGAGGAGATCATCAAGGACATTGCCGGGGTGTAA
- a CDS encoding OmpA family protein: protein MVKSLRILLTLALAALLLPACTRKQGPTPSDNPMGSRNAGLGGDIIPSMDTTGWTPDLEVRGTSSMGDGYYTDSTGKQWRMVEGLLPSVYFGFDSASIAGSERGKLQQAADQLMQNPGNKILIEGHCDWYGTAEYNLALGDRRALSASDYLVTLGVSPSRIETLSKGSLEATSGLSKSDSSQDRRADLIILE from the coding sequence ATGGTGAAGTCCCTCCGTATACTTTTGACGCTGGCACTCGCAGCGCTCCTCCTACCCGCTTGTACACGCAAGCAAGGCCCCACTCCGTCCGACAACCCGATGGGCAGTAGAAACGCTGGCTTGGGCGGCGATATTATTCCGTCAATGGATACAACCGGCTGGACCCCGGATCTGGAAGTCCGCGGAACCAGCAGCATGGGGGACGGCTACTACACCGACAGCACCGGCAAGCAGTGGCGGATGGTCGAAGGCCTTCTCCCCTCTGTCTACTTCGGCTTTGATTCCGCTTCCATAGCGGGCTCCGAACGCGGCAAATTGCAACAAGCCGCCGACCAGCTCATGCAGAACCCCGGCAACAAGATCCTAATCGAGGGACACTGTGACTGGTACGGCACAGCCGAATACAATCTGGCTCTCGGCGACCGTCGCGCACTCAGCGCCAGCGACTACCTCGTTACCCTGGGTGTCAGCCCCAGCCGCATCGAGACGCTTTCCAAGGGCAGCCTCGAAGCCACCAGCGGCCTGTCCAAGTCGGACTCTTCCCAAGACCGCCGAGCCGATCTCATCATCCTCGAGTAA